From Salvelinus namaycush isolate Seneca chromosome 24, SaNama_1.0, whole genome shotgun sequence, one genomic window encodes:
- the acp1 gene encoding low molecular weight phosphotyrosine protein phosphatase isoform X2 gives MAASSGKSVLFVCLGNICRSPIAEAVFRKMATDAGVVDKWVIDSGATTDWNTGSSPDARGLGCLRTHGIETKHRARQVTKEDFMSFDYILCMDESNLSDLKKKANSVKNSKAMIELLGSYDPEKQLIIKDPYYGHEEDFENVYEQCVRCCKVFLENNS, from the exons ATGGCAGCCAGCAGTGGAAAATCTGTTCTGTTCGTGTGTCTGG GGAACATTTGCAGGTCCCCCATCGCCGAAGCCGTCTTCAGGAAAATGGCGACAGATGCTGGTGTTGTTGACAAG TGGGTCATAGACAGTGGTGCCACGACTGACTGGAACACAGGCAGCTCCCCGGACGCCCGTGGTCTGGGCTGCCTGAGGACACATGGCATTGAAACAAAACACAGGGCCCGACAG gtGACAAAGGAGGATTTTATGTCATTTGACTACATTCTGTGCATGGATGAGAGCAATTTGAG tgACCTGAAAAAGAAGGCAAACTCTGTGAAAAACAGCAAAGCCATGATTGAGCTGCTGGGCTCGTACGACCCAGAGAAACAACTGATCATCAAAGACCCATACTAC GGGCATGAGGAAGACTTTGAAAATGTGTACGAACAATGTGTGAGATGCTGCAAAGTGTTTTTGGAAAACAACTCGTAA
- the acp1 gene encoding low molecular weight phosphotyrosine protein phosphatase isoform X1, which yields MAASSGKSVLFVCLGNICRSPIAEAVFRKMATDAGVVDKWRIDSAATSTYEIGNPPDHRGQACMKKHGVPMRHVARQVTKEDFMSFDYILCMDESNLSDLKKKANSVKNSKAMIELLGSYDPEKQLIIKDPYYGHEEDFENVYEQCVRCCKVFLENNS from the exons ATGGCAGCCAGCAGTGGAAAATCTGTTCTGTTCGTGTGTCTGG GGAACATTTGCAGGTCCCCCATCGCCGAAGCCGTCTTCAGGAAAATGGCGACAGATGCTGGTGTTGTTGACAAG TGGAGGATAGACAGTGCTGCCACCTCCACCTATGAGATAGGCAACCCTCCAGACCACCGTGGTCAAGCCTGCATGAAGAAACACGGGGTGCCCATGAGGCATGTAGCCAGGCAG gtGACAAAGGAGGATTTTATGTCATTTGACTACATTCTGTGCATGGATGAGAGCAATTTGAG tgACCTGAAAAAGAAGGCAAACTCTGTGAAAAACAGCAAAGCCATGATTGAGCTGCTGGGCTCGTACGACCCAGAGAAACAACTGATCATCAAAGACCCATACTAC GGGCATGAGGAAGACTTTGAAAATGTGTACGAACAATGTGTGAGATGCTGCAAAGTGTTTTTGGAAAACAACTCGTAA